TGAGTAGCAGATGATCATGACAATCAGTGGCAGGACCAGGCCCAAGATGCTCCTCATTACTGTATGGAAATTCTTCCATCCTAGTGGAAAATAAGGGGCACAGGCGTAACCAGAATGTTCTTTTTGGGATTTGATAAAGATGATTCCAGGGAGAGAGATGAACACAGCCATCACCCAGGTGACCCCACTTGTCACCACTCCAAACGTGACCGTCCTGGCTTTTAAAGCAAACACAGCATGGACGATAGCCAAGTACCTATCAATTGTCAAGAGGATGATGAAGAAGATTCCGCCAAAATAACCAATGTGATACAGCCCTGTGAAAAATTTACACATCGCATTCCCAAAGACCCACTGGTCAGCAGCATAGTGAGCCCAGAATGGGATGGTGAGGAGGAAAATCAGGTCAGAGACGGCCAGGTTGAGCAGGTAGATGTCAGTCATGCTCTTCAGCTTTTTGCAGTTTATCAGGATGAGGACGACCAGCAAGTTGCCCACAAAACCAAAGATGAACACCAGCGAGTAGAGTGGGGGCAGGAGCTGGGCTTCGATTTGTCCCACGTTGGTTTTTTGGCAGGGCTCACTGTAATCATAGTCATAACTGGTGGTGGATTCTTCACTGTTCCCCTTGATGTTCGTTGCAAACAGAGAATAAGATGTGGAC
The genomic region above belongs to Camelus bactrianus isolate YW-2024 breed Bactrian camel chromosome 17, ASM4877302v1, whole genome shotgun sequence and contains:
- the CCR2 gene encoding C-C chemokine receptor type 2 → MDDNNTFPQFSHSVLSTSYSLFATNIKGNSEESTTSYDYDYSEPCQKTNVGQIEAQLLPPLYSLVFIFGFVGNLLVVLILINCKKLKSMTDIYLLNLAVSDLIFLLTIPFWAHYAADQWVFGNAMCKFFTGLYHIGYFGGIFFIILLTIDRYLAIVHAVFALKARTVTFGVVTSGVTWVMAVFISLPGIIFIKSQKEHSGYACAPYFPLGWKNFHTVMRSILGLVLPLIVMIICYSGILKTLLRCRNEKKKHKAVRLIFVIMIVYFLFWAPYNIVLLLSTFQEFFGLSNCKNISQLDQAMQVTETLGLTHCCINPIIYAFVGEKFRRYLSVFFRKHIAKHLCKQCPVFYGETGDRVSSTYTPSTGEQEVSAAL